A window of Nonomuraea angiospora genomic DNA:
GGCGCTCCTCCGCCAGGGCGGTCCCGGCGGCCTCGACGAGGTCCCGGAAGACGACCAGGTCCAGCATCGCGGCACCGGCCGTGAACAGGTATCCGTTGCCACGCCGCTTCAGGTACGAGCCGGAATCCCGCGCCGAGAGCGCAGGCTCCAGCAGCCGGCGCAACGAGCCGACGTACTTGTGGATGACGTTGAGGGCACTGGCCGGCGGATCATCGACCCAGACGAGATCGATCAGTTCGTCGGTGCTGATCGGCCGTCCTTCCCTGGCCAGGAGAAGGGCCAGCAGAAAGGCCTGCTGCCGCGGGCCGGCGTGCAACTCGACGCCGTCCCGCCAGAGCCGTAACGGGCCGAGAATCCGGAAGATCAGGGAACTGCCGGCAGCCGATCGGTCCTCGCCACCGCCACCGATGGGAGGGATTGGCGCAGCCACGCGTTGTTACCACCTTGTTCGTCGAGACAGCTTGCGGATCACCTGGGCTCGGTCAATAAAGCGAACCGCGAAGCCGGCGAGTATCGCGATCCTGCTGAATCAGTGCCCATTCCCAGCCGGTGACATCGCGCCACGCCCTTACTCGTCGTCCGAGCGCATCCTGCGCAACCCGGCTGCCACATTCTGCGCGTCGACGTAGGCTCTCGGTGTGACGCCGAAGCGGTTGCACTGTACTCCTTCAGAAACTGATAAGGCGTACGACCTGTGACCTCGCGGAACAAGGCCGAGAAGGCCGACGGGCTCAAAGCCACCTGCTTGGCCAGATCATTGACCGTCAAAGGCTCCGCATAATGCGCCCGCGCGAATGTGAGCACGGCGGAGATCGGGTTGTGCGAGGTCTGCCTGGCCGCGATGTGCAGCATCCGGGAGAACTGCTCGCGGCTCAATACCCGGTAGACCATCTCCTCGACGCACATCGGCGCCAGTACCCGTCGATCGGCCCCGCTGCCGAGCGAGCCCAGGAACCGCAGGACCGCCGCCATGAGCTCCGGATCGAGCGGAGAGACGACGCACCGGTCGGCCTCGCCCTGCTCCGGGACCGCATCGACCGCGCCTGACCGCGGACCGAGCATGTCGACGGAGACCTTCCGCACCAGCGCCGGGTCGATCTCCAGCACGAAGGACAGGAACGGCTCGCAGGGCCG
This region includes:
- a CDS encoding AraC family transcriptional regulator; this encodes MCVEEMVYRVLSREQFSRMLHIAARQTSHNPISAVLTFARAHYAEPLTVNDLAKQVALSPSAFSALFREVTGRTPYQFLKEYSATASASHREPTSTRRMWQPGCAGCARTTSKGVARCHRLGMGTDSAGSRYSPASRFALLTEPR